One stretch of Roseimicrobium sp. ORNL1 DNA includes these proteins:
- a CDS encoding TetR/AcrR family transcriptional regulator: MPLNAVTSTTKTEVGTRNKIIAAALNVFARDGIPRATTRIIAEEAGVNEVTLFRHFTNKDGLLQAVFDNVMNTPAYESLDTDKAWVGTLHDVLRNFGLSFYQMLERDEAFIRTLIGEARRLPEQHRKIVMEAIKPLRSRFLQVLEKAQETGEVRKDVNLFAAMDMFTNMLMGGMLKNTVEFQRDYAPRQYVNTCVDIFMAGIAPQRPRR; the protein is encoded by the coding sequence ATGCCTCTCAACGCCGTCACCTCAACCACCAAGACCGAAGTCGGTACGCGAAACAAGATTATCGCGGCTGCTTTGAATGTCTTCGCCAGGGACGGCATCCCCCGCGCTACGACCCGCATCATCGCGGAAGAAGCAGGGGTGAATGAAGTGACGCTCTTCCGTCATTTCACGAACAAGGATGGGCTGCTCCAAGCGGTGTTCGACAATGTGATGAACACCCCGGCGTACGAGTCGCTGGATACGGACAAGGCCTGGGTGGGTACCCTGCACGATGTGCTGCGTAATTTCGGACTGTCCTTCTACCAGATGCTGGAGAGGGATGAGGCCTTCATCCGCACACTGATTGGCGAAGCGCGCCGCCTGCCTGAACAGCACCGCAAGATTGTGATGGAGGCCATCAAGCCCCTGCGCAGCCGCTTCCTGCAGGTCTTGGAAAAGGCCCAGGAGACCGGCGAAGTGCGCAAGGATGTGAACCTTTTTGCGGCCATGGACATGTTCACCAACATGCTCATGGGCGGTATGCTCAAGAATACGGTGGAGTTCCAGCGGGACTACGCCCCACGCCAGTATGTGAATACCTGCGTGGACATCTTCATGGCAGGCATCGCTCCCCAGCGTCCCCGGCGCTGA
- the rpsD gene encoding 30S ribosomal protein S4 produces MARYTGPKEKIARRFGVALFGPSKALELRAFPPGQHGPRNARRKTSDYGTALIEKQKLRHTYGVLEKQFRKFFAEASRRKGVTGTILLQMLEQRLDNVVYRMSFANSRFAARQIVGHGHVTVNGKRVNIASYQVKAGDVVAVKNTPRSQQLVNRFLDLTQGAVIPDWMTVDRDKHTGTVNRSPEREEIDVFVNEQLVVELYSR; encoded by the coding sequence ATGGCACGTTATACTGGTCCCAAGGAAAAAATCGCCCGCCGCTTCGGTGTGGCCCTGTTCGGCCCCTCGAAGGCCCTCGAGCTCCGCGCCTTCCCCCCGGGGCAGCACGGCCCCCGCAATGCCCGCCGCAAGACTTCCGATTACGGCACCGCGCTGATCGAAAAGCAGAAGCTCCGCCACACCTACGGCGTGCTGGAGAAGCAGTTCCGCAAGTTCTTCGCCGAAGCCTCCCGCCGCAAGGGCGTGACCGGTACCATCCTCCTTCAGATGCTTGAACAGCGTCTGGACAACGTGGTGTACCGCATGAGCTTCGCGAACAGCCGCTTTGCTGCCCGCCAGATCGTCGGCCACGGCCACGTGACGGTGAATGGCAAGCGCGTGAACATCGCGAGCTATCAGGTGAAGGCAGGCGACGTCGTCGCCGTCAAGAACACCCCCCGCTCCCAGCAGCTGGTGAACCGCTTCCTTGACCTGACCCAGGGCGCGGTGATCCCCGACTGGATGACGGTGGACCGCGACAAGCACACCGGCACCGTGAACCGCTCGCCGGAACGCGAAGAAATCGACGTCTTCGTGAACGAGCAGCTGGTCGTGGAACTCTACTCCCGCTAG